TCGAATACTTAGAAGAAGAAATTTGAAAAAGAAAAGCGCAGGGCGCTTGGTTAGGGGCGACAAGCATAAGATGGATGGCGGAATGAGGCGATCTTTCCTCATGGAGCCATACAGCTTATGACTCGACCCCCTAGCGCCCGGAGCTAGACAATAAAAAGCGCAGAGGGGCTTGCCCAGGAGCTCGTCATTGAAAAAGAGCATAATCAAAGGTATCCGATTGTAATCTATATAAATAACCAAACCTTCCTCCTTCTATTCAAGGAGCACGACGAATGACCAATGTCGATACGAACATAATGAAAAAGAACCAACCCTTTTATGCCATATAGCTTAATGTACAAAAACCTAATATTAAATTTATAAAATTAAACGTTTAAAATGGTGCTTTCGTGTATAATAAAGAAAAACTTTTGTTTGTATACTTTATGTCTGTATGCATGATTATTTGATTGATCCATTTTCTCAACATTTTTTTAAGGATGAAATACAAAAGAAGGAGTAACAACGAATGACAGAATCTGAATATCGCCGTAGGGGAATAAAGAAAAACCAACGTCGAAAAAAGCGTCGAAAAATTATTTTTTTTATAGTATTGCCTATTTTACTTATTGCAACAGGTGCGTTAATGTACACCGGGTATTTAACATGGAAATTAGCTAATGCAACAGAAGGCGCACGTCTTGGGTTAGACCGGGGGGAAAAGTCAGAATTGCGTGTGAAACCAGTAGATCCTGGGAAGGACAACATTTCGGTATTATTCCTCGGTGTGGATGACGGCGAAGAGGGTAAGCCCGTTCGATCTGATGCAATGATTTTAGCTACATTTAATAAACATGATCACTCGATTAAAATGATTAGTATCCCGCGTGACTCTCGTGTTAAATTTCCTGGTAAAGGAAAATACGATAAAATTACGCACGCCCATGCATTTGGTGGCGTCGATTTATCTGTAGAAACAGTAGAAAATTTATTTGACATTCCGATTGATTATTATGTGAAATTGAACTTCATGGCGTTTGTGGAAATGATTGACACGCTTGGTGGCATCGAAGTAGATGTACCATTTTCATTTACAGAACAAGATAGCGCTGGTAATATGGGTGTTATAAAACTCAAAAAAGGAAAACAAACGTTAAATGGAGAAGAAGCACTTGCTTTTGTACGAATGCGCAAACAAGATCCTGAAGGTGATATTGGACGAGGAAAACGTCAAGCACTTCTTGTCGAAGCGTTAATTGATAAAGCAGCAAGTATT
The genomic region above belongs to Massilibacterium senegalense and contains:
- a CDS encoding LCP family protein — encoded protein: MTESEYRRRGIKKNQRRKKRRKIIFFIVLPILLIATGALMYTGYLTWKLANATEGARLGLDRGEKSELRVKPVDPGKDNISVLFLGVDDGEEGKPVRSDAMILATFNKHDHSIKMISIPRDSRVKFPGKGKYDKITHAHAFGGVDLSVETVENLFDIPIDYYVKLNFMAFVEMIDTLGGIEVDVPFSFTEQDSAGNMGVIKLKKGKQTLNGEEALAFVRMRKQDPEGDIGRGKRQALLVEALIDKAASIKSITKYDDLIDDLGQNYSSNLSFGNIVALQSYAKSLRNIESYQLPGEDNRINGSYYYELDEDAVDTLSIMLQDHLDYDSPNAKSTYTQEDIEAAEEYRINAPEEETDQDTTDNNTNKTNTNY